One window of the Nicotiana tabacum cultivar K326 chromosome 4, ASM71507v2, whole genome shotgun sequence genome contains the following:
- the LOC107814670 gene encoding putative elongation factor TypA-like SVR3, chloroplastic produces the protein MEMSIASPSSTTPTFSILNSSNCSKKISCLSTPFLKKHFFGSTLPSCLSAKVPFKVNPLRTSIKCAVSEATEAPSEKKSQLMRRSDIRNIAIVAHVDHGKTTLVDSMLKQAKVFRDNQFVQERIMDSNDIERERGITILSKNTSITYKDTKINIIDTPGHSDFGGEVERILNMVEGVLLVVDSVEGPMPQTRFVLKKALEFGHAVVVVVNKIDRPSARPEFVVNSTFELFIELNATDEQCDFQVIYASGIKGKAGLSPENLGDDLGPLFEAVVRCIPGPKINKDGALQMLATNIDYEEHKGRIAIGRVHAGSLRRGMDVKICTTEDECRFGRVSELFVYEKFSRVPAETVEAGDICAVCGIDDIQIGETIADKSEGKPLPAIKVEEPTVKMSFSVNTSPFVGREGKYVTSRNLRDRLYRELERNLAMKVEDGETADTFIVSGRGTLHITILIENMRREGYEFMVGPPKVINKKEGDKLLEPYEIATVEVPEEHMGSVVELLGRRRGQMIDMQGLGSEGTTLLKYKIPTRGLLGLRNSILTASRGTAILNTIFDSYGPWGGDISTRDLGSLVAFEDGTSTSYALMSSQDRGQLFIGPGVDVYKGQIVGIHQRPGDLALNVCKKKAATNVRSNKEVTVVLDTPLDYSLDDCIEYIQEDELVEVTPSSIRMLKNPKSAKKTR, from the exons ATGGAGATGTCAATTGCTTCACCTTCTTCTACAACACCAACTTTCTCTATTCTCAACTCTAGCAATTGTAGCAAGAAAATTTCTTGTCTTTCAACTCCTTTCCTTAAAAAACACTTCTTTGGTAGTACTTTGCCTTCTTGTTTATCTGCTAAAGTACCTTTCAAAGTAAACCCACTTCGTACTTCTATCAAATGCGCTGTTTCTGAGGCTACTGAAGCCCCTTCTG AGAAGAAGAGCCAACTGATGAGGAGAAGTGATATACGGAATATAGCAATCGTTGCACATGTTGATCACGGGAAGACCACATTGGTTGATTCTATGCTGAAACAAGCAAAG GTTTTTCGTGATAACCAGTTTGTACAGGAAAGGATAATGGACTCCAATGATATAGAGCGTGAAAGGGGAATAACCATACTTAGCAAAAACACGTCAATTACTTACAAGGATACAAAAATCAACATAATTGACACTCCAGGGCACTCTGACTTTGGTGGTGAAGTCGAACGCATCCTCAACATGGTTGAAGGGGTTCTTTTAGTG GTAGACTCTGTTGAGGGTCCAATGCCCCAGACAAGATTTGTCTTGAAGAAGGCACTGGAGTTTGGCCATGCTGTAGTTGTTGTAGTCAATAAAATTGATAGACCTTCTGCTCGTCCAGAATTTGTCGTTAACTCTACGTTTGAACTCTTCATCGAATTAAATGCAACGGATGAACAG TGTGATTTTCAGGTAATATATGCCAGTGGTATCAAGGGAAAGGCAGGGCTATCACCTGAAAATTTGGGCGATGATCTTGGCCCACTGTTTGAGGCCGTCGTTAGATGCATTCCAGGAcccaagattaataaagatggtGCACTTCAAATGCTT GCTACAAATATTGATTACGAAGAACATAAAGGGCGCATAGCTATTGGACGTGTGCATGCTGGAAGTCTGCGCAGGGGAATGGATGTGAAG ATATGTACAACAGAAGATGAATGCAGATTCGGCAGAGTAAGTGAGCTATTTGTGTATGAAAAATTCAGTAGAGTTCCTGCAGAAACTGTTGAAGCTGGAGATATCTGTGCTGTGTGTGGTATTGATGATATTCAG ATTGGAGAGACTATCGCTGACAAAAGCGAGGGAAAACCATTACCTGCAATCAAGGTTGAAGAACCTACAGTGAAAATGTCATTTTCAGTCAATACCTCCCCTTTTGTTGGCCGCGAG GGGAAGTATGTCACTAGCCGAAACCTAAGAGACAGGTTGTACCGTGAGCTGGAAAGAAATCTGGCAATGAAAGTTGAAGATGGTGAAACTGCAGATACATTCATTGTCAGTGGACGTGGTACTCTGCATATCACCATACTGATAGAGAACAT GCGAAGGGAAGGATATGAGTTCATGGTGGGACCTCCCAAAGTGATAAATAAGAAAGAGGGTGACAAGTTGCTGGAACCTTATGAG ATTGCTACTGTTGAGGTTCCTGAGGAACACATGGGGTCTGTGGTTGAACTTCTGGGGAGAAGGCGTGGGCAAATGATTGATATGCAAGGGCTTGG GTCTGAAGGGACAACTTTGCTCAAATATAAAATACCAACCCGAGGTCTTCTTGGATTGCGGAATTCAATCTTGACAGCTTCTAGAGGCACAGCAATTCTCAACACAATATTTGATAGCTATGGACCATGGGGCGGTGATATTTCCACTCGTGATCTAGGTTCACTG GTTGCATTCGAGGACGGAACGAGTACATCCTATGCTCTCATGAGTTCTCAGGATAGAGGGCAGTTGTTTATTGGCCCTGGAGTGGATGTTTATAAAGGTCAAATAGTTGGTATTCACCAACGGCCAGGTGACCTTGCCTTGAATGTCTGCAAGAAAAAGGCTGCGACAAATGTTCGTTCAAACAAAGAAGTAACAG TGGTTCTTGATACTCCACTAGATTATAGTCTGGATGATTGCATAGAGTACATTCAAGAAGACGAGCTTGTTGAAGTTACTCCGTCAAGTATACGGATGTTGAAAAACCCGAAGTCTGCCAAAAAGACGCGATGA
- the LOC107805660 gene encoding aspartate carbamoyltransferase, chloroplastic, whose amino-acid sequence MAISSTFSSHVFHGKILVSPPRMSYSNFGGNNLWLKQPVHCKPTCLLADMSKSQLSFAVELFKKGGNQCVMPTNRGGFQCRALEVKNKSLTMVGSKFQLDDVIEAQQFDRDTLSAIFEVAQEMEKIEKNSMGSEILKGYLMATLFYEPSTRTRLSFESAMKRLGGEVLTTENAREFSSAAKGETLEDTIRTVEGYSDIIVMRHFESGAAKRAAATASIPIINAGDGPGQHPTQALLDVYTIEREIGKLDGIKVALVGDLAYGRTVRSLAYLLAKYQDVKIYFVSPDVVKMKDDIKDYLTSMGVQWEESADLVEVASKCDVVYQTRIQRERFGERVDLYEEARGKYIVDLGVLNAMQKHAVVMHPLPRLDEITVDVDEDPRAAYFRQAKNGLYIRMALLKLLLLGW is encoded by the exons ATGGCTATTTCCTCAACATTTTCTTCACATGTATTCCATGGGAAAATACTTGTGTCACCTCCTAGAATGAGTTATTCTAACTTTGGAGGCAATAATTTATGGTTAAAGCAACCTGTGCACTGTAAACCTACTTGTTTACTTGCTGACATGTCAAAATCACAGTTGTCATTCGCTGTTGAATTGTTTAAAAAAGGCGGAAATCAATGCGTTATGCCAACAAATAGGGGAGGATTCCAATGCAGAGCATTGGAGGTGAAAAATAAGTCTTTAACTATGGTGGGAAGTAAGTTTCAGCTTGATGATGTAATTGAAGCTCAGCAGTTTGATAGAGATACTCTCAGTGCCATATTTGAAGTGGCACAGGAGATGGAGAAAATTGAGAAGAACTCGATGGGAAGCGAGATTCTTAAGGGTTATCTAATGGCCACTCTCTTCTATGAACCCTCAACTAGGACTAGACTTTCATTTGAATCTGCCATGAAACGTTTAGGCGGGGAAGTATTAACAACGGAAAATGCTCGCGAATTTTCATCTGCAGCAAAAGGAGAGACGCTGGAAG ATACAATTAGAACTGTTGAAGGGTACTCTGACATCATTGTTATGAGACATTTTGAAAGTGGTGCTGCTAAAAGAGCCGCAGCTACTGCCAGTATTCCAATTATAAATGCTGGAGATGGTCCTGGACAACACCCAACTCAG GCCCTTCTAGATGTGTATACCATCGAAAGAGAAATAGGAAAACTTGATGGTATTAAAGTTGCTCTTGTTGGTGATCTAGCTTATGGGAGGACAGTTCGTTCACTTGCCTACTTGCTCGCGAAGTACCAAGATGTGAAAATTTACTTTGTGTCCCCTGATGTAGTTAAAATGAAG GATGATATAAAGGATTATTTGACATCAATGGGGGTTCAGTGGGAAGAAAGTGCTGATCTGGTGGAGGTGGCTTCTAAATGTGATGTGGTATATCAAACTCGTATTCAAAGAGAAAGATTTGGAGAGAGGGTTGATTTGTATGAAGAAGCTCGAGGGAAGTATATCGTGGATCTGGGTGTCTTAAATGCTATGCAGAAACATGCAGTAGTGATGCATCCTTTGCCAAGACTTGATGAG ATAACTGTTGATGTGGATGAAGATCCAAGGGCTGCTTATTTCAGACAAGCTAAGAATGGTCTTTATATTCGGATGGCTCTTTTGAAGCTTCTACTTCTTGGTTGGTGA